From a region of the Leptidea sinapis chromosome 6, ilLepSina1.1, whole genome shotgun sequence genome:
- the LOC126964782 gene encoding bromodomain adjacent to zinc finger domain protein 1A — MPMLKRKAFEKSSVSEYLRDDDEVFHCEITDEIFKDYEEYCERIILVNSMVWTCEMTGKNNLTYAEALDSEKAARKSLKNFPMELRIPILYLASRTQRSAFSEMSEDVFNFVRERFFVGESVEACLEGDHWQEAHILSVTAQKQHPDNNTMLPASAYCYEVEQYTEADSAMAGQIGTAPYERMRRRKGIYSREKNRLFLKQFVEMGPVITIKKSALDKYNIHRVSFDQIFTGKPPVFPPSKKFKASISPSTSKISNPGSASKLNNKSLKKLSPDKKGRQESMDKFLKKPNKAEDTKSRPSANPEAKLRAQQLADKMRQAEEQLRQRKEEEKARKREKEAQVLAYMKEWQKVKDDLELEDHKILPKGTPVEIEGIEAKHFGDILSVLDFVHSFCDVLKAKDILQNDLDLDTFRKALISKEHTGVFSDIIKMFLMTIFSLQEEEAEEYNVKGRIQESREEKPPDGNLNVDRSIQLATKASKWAQTYLGTPLSKLQLDPTTVSEVLRMHLLSSGCWIGARSVSWRQQRGAYSSADDPGLQLRMRSPHILRRLACAHVADLPTDDKLEIVQCLMNQVLSYAAVRDIVEEKVEEHKNLKQTLKTLQINERKREPQLAVARTEVKREAIAKKAEQKLSGEAARIVDEQVELSIEKLKKESEMKKIEFEKKQKELQAQLFEFTHYLGMDRAYNRYWISQRVGGLFVEAGAEGRGPCRVRPVPVPTVPVPTRARDADVLAYVTDLYHAGHHEGSDKENDGTNSRGNSPKKPLAVNGVNKALSDDSVRQMRELMVCTADINTCYVHGKLGRPSWWVFNTTEQLDALVTALNKRGARELDLWQNIDYSKQQIQQHLEQCQIQWLNPRVVQNGTGPAPPRVVNVPSTRRRAAAQASLVVAPDCSLQETLELTLRDHILELEEKVFHGCLGAIKVKDREAWRGTLMLRGYDKQVEWLTWGPGGVCSDRPASRPHTPHSPASTREATPEDIRDPLENIRRYRDPGYYLEPVKVNGIKLEPESNPDLVKSLASALLQVSQGIQHKYIKRPLGLSDKQLKERDAKNKGVEMKLETLERWEMSLMGARSLAAVTLHLVVLEASVWWRASVLLASCRLCRRRTDPDSMLLCDGCDEGHHLYCLRPPLTKVPDGDWFCDRCRPKEKTPRKRRKLFRDEAIVEEIEDRVIEASLRRGRHLLNPPVRQECAPEIHLHRIRRQRVK; from the exons ATGCCTATGTTGAAAAGAAAAGCCTTTGAGAAATCTTCTGTGTCGGAATACCTGAGAGACGACGATGAGGTATTCCATTGTGAGATCACCGATGAAATTTTCAAGGATTACGA agaATACTGCGAAAGGATTATCCTCGTCAATTCCATGGTATGGACGTGTGAGATGACTGGAAAGAATAATTTGACCTATGCTGAAGCTTTAGATAGTGAGAAGGCAGCAAGGAAATCTCTGAAGAACTTTCCAATGGAACTCAGGATTCCAATCCTATATCTTGCTAGCAGAACACAGAGAAGTGCCTTTTCAGAGATGTCTGAAGATGTGTTTAATTTTGTGAGAGAAAGGTTTTTTGTGGGTGAGTCCGTGGAAGCCTGCCTTGAGGGTGACCACTGGCAAGAGGCACATATTCTGTCTGTGACTGCTCAGAAACAACATCCTGATAA TAATACAATGCTGCCGGCATCCGCATATTGTTATGAAGTAGAACAGTACACTGAAGCAGACTCAGCAATGGCTGGTCAGATAGGCACGGCTCCATATGAGAGAATGCGTCGACGTAAAGGTATATATTCCAGAGAAAAGAACAGACTGTTCTTGAAACAATTTGTGGAGATGGGCCCAGTCATAACTATAAAG AAATCTGCATTAGACAAATATAACATACATCGAGTGAGTTTTGATCAAATATTTACGGGTAAACCTCCTGTGTTCCCTCCATCTAAGAAGTTCAAGGCCTCAATATCACCATCAACATCAAAAATTTCCAACCCCGGCTCCGCTTCAAAACTCAACAACAAGTCACTGAAGAAATTAAGCCCAGATAAAAAGGGTCGGCAAGAATCTATGGACAAGTTCTTAAAGAAACCTAATAAGGCAGAAG ATACAAAAAGCAGACCATCTGCAAATCCAGAAGCAAAACTCCGTGCTCAACAGTTGGCAGATAAGATGAGACAAGCTGAAGAGCAGCTCCGACAACGAAAGGAAGAAGAAAAGGCGAGGAAGAGAGAGAAGGAAGCCCAGGTTCTGGCTTATATGAAGGAGTGGCAGAAGGTTAAAGATGACCTGGAGTTAGAAGACCATAAG ATATTACCCAAAGGAACACCAGTGGAAATAGAAGGTATAGAAGCCAAGCATTTTGGGGACATTCTCTCTGTTTTGGATTTTGTTCACTCTTTCTGTGATGTGCTTAAGGCAAAGGACATATTACAAAATGATTTGGATTTGGACACATTTCGTAAGGCCCTTATCAGTAAAGAACATACGGGAGTCTTCAGTGATATCATAAAGATGTTTCTGATGACAATATTCTCTTTGCAAGAGGAAGAGGCTGAGGAGTATAATGTGAAGGGAAGGATCCAGGAATCAAGAG AAGAGAAGCCACCGGACGGTAACCTTAATGTAGACAGGTCTATACAACTGGCCACAAAGGCAAGCAAATGGGCGCAAACATACCTTGGCACTCCCCTCAGCAAGCTCCAGCTAGATCCTACCACAGTTAGTGAAGTATTAAG AATGCACCTCCTGTCATCGGGTTGCTGGATCGGCGCCCGCTCTGTGTCCTGGCGACAGCAGCGTGGAGCCTACAGCAGCGCCGACGACCCCGGACTGCAGTTGCGCATGCGCAGTCCGCACATTCTGCGGCGTCTGGCGTGCGCGCATGTTGCCGACCTACCAACCG ACGACAAGCTAGAAATAGTGCAGTGCCTGATGAACCAGGTGCTGAGTTACGCCGCCGTGCGTGACATCGTGGAGGAGAAGGTCGAAGAACACAAGAACCTAAAACAGACACTCAAGACATTACAG ATTAATGAGCGCAAACGTGAGCCGCAACTAGCAGTGGCCAGAACTGAAGTGAAACGTGAAGCTATTGCCAAAAAGGCTGAGCAGAAACTGTCGGGTGAAGCAGCCAGGATAGTAGATGAGCAAGTTGAGTTGTCCATCGAGAAGCTGAAGAAGGAAAGTGAGATGAAGAAGATCGAGTTTGAGAAGAAGCAGAAGGAGCTGCAAGCACAGCTTTTTGAATTTACACATTACCTGG GTATGGACCGCGCTTACAACCGGTATTGGATATCGCAGCGAGTGGGCGGGCTCTTCGTGGAGGCGGGCGCGGAGGGGCGTGGCCCGTGTCGTGTGCGGCCCGTGCCGGTACCGACCGTGCCGGTACCGACCCGCGCGCGGGACGCCGACGTGCTGGCGTACGTCACCGACCTGTACCACGCGGGACATCACG AGGGCAGTGATAAGGAGAACGACGGCACGAATTCTCGCGGCAACTCGCCCAAAAAACCGCTGGCGGTGAACGGAGTCAACAAGGCGCTGTCTGATGATAGCGTGCGCCAGATGCGAGAGCTGATGGTGTGCACTGCCGATATCAACACATGCTACGTGCATGGCAAG tTGGGCCGTCCATCATGGTGGGTGTTTAACACGACTGAACAGCTGGACGCTCTGGTGACTGCGCTGAACAAACGTGGAGCCCGCGAGCTGGACTTGTGGCAGAACATCGATTACTCCAAGCAGCAGATACAGCAACACTTGGAGCAGTGCCAGATACAATGGCTCAATCCGCGTGTGG TCCAGAACGGCACTGGGCCGGCTCCGCCACGCGTCGTCAACGTTCCATCGACCCGGCGACGAGCCGCCGCGCAGGCTTCGCTGGTGGTGGCACCTGACTGCTCGCTGCAGGAGACGCTGGAGCTGACGCTGCGGGATCACATCCTTGAGCTGGAGGAGAAAGTCTTCCACGGCTGTCTTGGCGCTATCAAAGTTAAG GACCGTGAAGCGTGGCGCGGAACTCTGATGCTGCGCGGCTACGACAAGCAGGTGGAGTGGCTCACCTGGGGACCTGGCGGCGTCTGCTCCGACCGGCCCGCCTCGCGCCCGCACACGCCGCACTCCCCGGCCTCCACGCGGGAAG CTACTCCGGAAGACATAAGAGACCCGTTAGAGAATATTCGAAGATACCGCGACCCCGGATACTACCTGGAACCAGTAAAAGTTAATGGCATCAAGTTGGAGCCGGAATCTAACCCGGATCTGGTGAAAAGTCTGGCCAGCGCATTGCTGCAGGTATCACAGGGCATCCAGCACAAGTACATCAAGAGACCACTTG GTCTGAGTGATAAGCAGCTCAAGGAACGCGATGCAAAGAACAAGGGTGTGGAGATGAAGCTGGAGACGCTGGAGCGCTGGGAGATGTCCCTGATGGGGGCGCGCAGCCTGGCCGCCGTGACCCTGCACCTGGTGGTGCTGGAGGCCAGCGTGTGGTGGCGGGCCAGCGTGCTGCTGGCCAGCTGCCGCCTGTGCCGGCGCCGCACCGACCCCGACAGCATGCTGCTGTGCGACGGCTGCGACGAGGGCCACCACCTCTACTGTCTGCGACCGCCGCTCACC AAAGTACCAGATGGCGACTGGTTCTGCGACCGATGCCGACCTAAAGAAAAGACGCCGCGGAAACGTAGGAAGTTGTTCCGAGATGAGGCTATCGTCGAGGAGATAGAAGACAG AGTCATCGAAGCGTCGCTGCGCCGCGGCCGCCATCTCCTCAATCCACCAGTACGCCAGGAGTGTGCACCGGAGATCCACCTCCACCG